One part of the Syngnathus acus chromosome 17, fSynAcu1.2, whole genome shotgun sequence genome encodes these proteins:
- the colec12 gene encoding collectin-12 isoform X3, with protein MDNVAEGMQKYGGKINAVETDLKKLDYQTGEKSVNATSDIKTFKSDLEALQSQLNDIDIRSTQNRDVLSELHLTGDNTQDSQISLQSLLKGNAASLRSVNQTLTSYGGVIGDLQTDTARLQSEIQGQFKEQGQSQVSISALNITQAQQRNALSSLQKTVEDAGQTVQKLKNDYQTLQQTARQTRADTVWLKEKVQNLQIMAANNSASTRSNGEALDDLGAQLSTLASQIQNTSILTEGHDQNLRELMDHQRDHDNATSSKFDVMEARLDKHESNIDRVTGNVSFAAQLLGTISTDLNSLRSCAETVMRHSDVLVDLNNSVGEAKDESRNLRAQQDELVARLDKEVNSLSLVMEEMKLVDSKHSQLITNFTILQGPPGPRGPKGDKGPQGPVGQSGRKGDKGDKGVPGMVGVKGEKGALGPQGAIGPKGPPGPRGLPGANGSRGPGGRPGTPGDKGDPGSQGLPGRDGLAGLQGPQGPQGLRGAAGPAGLEGPRGPVGPIGPPGPPGLPAPVPPTVLKLPKPTAAPEPTAKLPSVATEQAQMPQLAPTSDPGCPAEFRRFGDSCYFVSAATLKINYDEASTFCSNMAAHLVIINNNEEQVFVKNMVTGKGFFWLGLTDREEENVWKWADGSIPVFKKWNPGQPDNWTHGHVHGEDCAGLILNGNWNDFFCTERLGFICEQTASVSTPVS; from the exons ATGGACAACGTCGCCGAAGGAATGCAGAAATATGGCGGTAAAATCAACGCTGTGGAGACCGACTTAAAGAAACTTG ACTACCAGACGGGTGAGAAGTCGGTCAACGCCACCAGTGACATTAAGACATTTAAATCGGATCTCGAGGCCCTGCAGAGCCAGCTGAACGATATCGACATCAGGTCCACCCAGAACAGGGACGTGCTGAGTGAACTTCACCTGACGGGCGACAACACGCAGGACAGCCAAATCTCCTTGCAGAGTTTGCTAAAGGGCAACGCCGCCTCGCTGCGCAGCGTCAACCAGACGTTGACGTCCTACGGCGGCGTGATCGGTGACCTGCAGACCGACACGGCCAGACTCCAGTCCGAGATCCAGGGTCAGTTCAAAGAGCAGGGTCAGTCTCAGGTCAGTATCAGCGCGCTGAACATCACGCAAGCCCAGCAGCGCAATGCGCTAAGCTCGCTGCAGAAGACGGTGGAGGACGCGGGGCAGACGGTGCAAAAACTCAAGAATGACTATCAGACGCTACAGCAGACAGCCAGACAAACCCGTGCGGACACGGTCTGGCTCAAAGAGAAAGTCCAGAATCTTCAGATTATGGCAGCAAACAACTCGGCGTCGACGCGGTCCAACGGCGAAGCCTTGGATGATTTGGGGGCTCAGCTTAGCACGCTAGCGAGCCAGATCCAGAACACCTCCATCCTCACGGAAGGACACGATCAGAACTTGCGGGAACTCATGGACCATCAGAGAGACCACGATAACGCCACCTCGTCCAAGTTCGATGTGATGGAAGCGCGCCTTGACAAGCACGAGAGCAACATCGATCGCGTGACGGGCAACGTGAGCTTCGCCGCGCAGCTCCTCGGCACCATCAGCACGGATCTCAACAGCCTGAGGTCGTGCGCCGAGACGGTGATGCGCCACTCTGACGTCCTTGTGGACCTGAACAACAGCGTCGGCGAGGCCAAGGACGAGAGCAGAAACCTGCGCGCCCAGCAGGATGAGCTGGTGGCTCGACTGGACAAAGAAGTCAACAGCTTGTCTTTGGTGATGGAAGAGATGAAACTGGTGGATAGCAAGCACTCACAACTCATCACCAACTTCACCATCCTCCAGG gtCCACCAGGTCCAAGGGGCCCCAAGGGAGACAAAGGGCCCCAGGGCCCAGTAGGTCAGTCAGGCCGGAAAGGTGATAAGGGTGATAAGGGGGTACCAGGTATGGTAGGAGTGAAAGGAGAGAAAGGTGCTCTTGGCCCACAAGGTGCAATAGGTCCAAAGGGTCCACCTGGCCCGCGAGGCCTTCCTGGGGCTAATGGATCAAGAGGACCCGGGGGTCGACCTGGAACCCCCGGAGACAAAGGCGACCCTGGATCTCAAGGTCTTCCAGGCAGAGATGGACTAGCGGGTTTGCAAGGGCCGCAAGGACCACAGGGTCTCAGGGGTGCTGCGGGACCTGCTGGCTTAGAGGGGCCACGTGGGCCTGTTGGACCCATCGGTCCTCCTGGTCCTCCAGGATTACCTGCGCCGGTGCCTCCGACTGTTTTGAAGTTACCGAAGCCCACTGCAGCTCCTGAACCAACTGCTAAACTACCAAGCGTGGCAACAGAGCAGGCTCAAATGCCACAGCTTGCCCCCACTTCAGATCCTG GTTGTCCAGCAGAGTTTAGGCGGTTTGGAGACAGCTGCTATTTCGTCTCTGCCGCCACTCTGAAGATCAACTACGATGAAGCCAGCACTTTTTGTTCCAACATGGCAGCACATTTGGTCATTATTAACAACAATGAGGAACAG GTGTTTGTGAAGAACATGGTCACAGGCAAGGGCTTCTTCTGGCTGGGTCTGACTGAcagggaagaagaaaatgtgtgGAAGTGGGCGGATGGAAGCATACCGGTTTTCAA GAAATGGAATCCGGGCCAGCCTGATAACTGGACGCACGGTCACGTACACGGTGAGGACTGTGCCGGTCTCATCCTAAACGGCAACTGGAATGATTTCTTCTGCACCGAGCGCTTGGGCTTCATCTGTGAACAGACCGCCAGTG TGTCAACTCCGGTTTCGTAG
- the colec12 gene encoding collectin-12 isoform X1, with the protein MFSPSDDFGEEEEVQSFGYKRFGIQEGSECTKCKNDWALRGAIALLYVLCALLTIAVAILGYKVVQRMDNVAEGMQKYGGKINAVETDLKKLDYQTGEKSVNATSDIKTFKSDLEALQSQLNDIDIRSTQNRDVLSELHLTGDNTQDSQISLQSLLKGNAASLRSVNQTLTSYGGVIGDLQTDTARLQSEIQGQFKEQGQSQVSISALNITQAQQRNALSSLQKTVEDAGQTVQKLKNDYQTLQQTARQTRADTVWLKEKVQNLQIMAANNSASTRSNGEALDDLGAQLSTLASQIQNTSILTEGHDQNLRELMDHQRDHDNATSSKFDVMEARLDKHESNIDRVTGNVSFAAQLLGTISTDLNSLRSCAETVMRHSDVLVDLNNSVGEAKDESRNLRAQQDELVARLDKEVNSLSLVMEEMKLVDSKHSQLITNFTILQGPPGPRGPKGDKGPQGPVGQSGRKGDKGDKGVPGMVGVKGEKGALGPQGAIGPKGPPGPRGLPGANGSRGPGGRPGTPGDKGDPGSQGLPGRDGLAGLQGPQGPQGLRGAAGPAGLEGPRGPVGPIGPPGPPGLPAPVPPTVLKLPKPTAAPEPTAKLPSVATEQAQMPQLAPTSDPGCPAEFRRFGDSCYFVSAATLKINYDEASTFCSNMAAHLVIINNNEEQVFVKNMVTGKGFFWLGLTDREEENVWKWADGSIPVFKKWNPGQPDNWTHGHVHGEDCAGLILNGNWNDFFCTERLGFICEQTASVSTPVS; encoded by the exons aTGTTTTCCCCTTCAGACGACTttggggaagaggaggaggtgcaGTCTTTTGGCTACAAGAGGTTCG GAATCCAGGAAGGTTCCGAGTGCACAAAGTGTAAAAATGACTGGGCTCTGCGCGGCGCCATCGCGCTGCTCTACGTGCTCTGCGCCCTGCTCACAATCGCCGTGGCCATCCTCGGTTACAAAG TGGTCCAGAGAATGGACAACGTCGCCGAAGGAATGCAGAAATATGGCGGTAAAATCAACGCTGTGGAGACCGACTTAAAGAAACTTG ACTACCAGACGGGTGAGAAGTCGGTCAACGCCACCAGTGACATTAAGACATTTAAATCGGATCTCGAGGCCCTGCAGAGCCAGCTGAACGATATCGACATCAGGTCCACCCAGAACAGGGACGTGCTGAGTGAACTTCACCTGACGGGCGACAACACGCAGGACAGCCAAATCTCCTTGCAGAGTTTGCTAAAGGGCAACGCCGCCTCGCTGCGCAGCGTCAACCAGACGTTGACGTCCTACGGCGGCGTGATCGGTGACCTGCAGACCGACACGGCCAGACTCCAGTCCGAGATCCAGGGTCAGTTCAAAGAGCAGGGTCAGTCTCAGGTCAGTATCAGCGCGCTGAACATCACGCAAGCCCAGCAGCGCAATGCGCTAAGCTCGCTGCAGAAGACGGTGGAGGACGCGGGGCAGACGGTGCAAAAACTCAAGAATGACTATCAGACGCTACAGCAGACAGCCAGACAAACCCGTGCGGACACGGTCTGGCTCAAAGAGAAAGTCCAGAATCTTCAGATTATGGCAGCAAACAACTCGGCGTCGACGCGGTCCAACGGCGAAGCCTTGGATGATTTGGGGGCTCAGCTTAGCACGCTAGCGAGCCAGATCCAGAACACCTCCATCCTCACGGAAGGACACGATCAGAACTTGCGGGAACTCATGGACCATCAGAGAGACCACGATAACGCCACCTCGTCCAAGTTCGATGTGATGGAAGCGCGCCTTGACAAGCACGAGAGCAACATCGATCGCGTGACGGGCAACGTGAGCTTCGCCGCGCAGCTCCTCGGCACCATCAGCACGGATCTCAACAGCCTGAGGTCGTGCGCCGAGACGGTGATGCGCCACTCTGACGTCCTTGTGGACCTGAACAACAGCGTCGGCGAGGCCAAGGACGAGAGCAGAAACCTGCGCGCCCAGCAGGATGAGCTGGTGGCTCGACTGGACAAAGAAGTCAACAGCTTGTCTTTGGTGATGGAAGAGATGAAACTGGTGGATAGCAAGCACTCACAACTCATCACCAACTTCACCATCCTCCAGG gtCCACCAGGTCCAAGGGGCCCCAAGGGAGACAAAGGGCCCCAGGGCCCAGTAGGTCAGTCAGGCCGGAAAGGTGATAAGGGTGATAAGGGGGTACCAGGTATGGTAGGAGTGAAAGGAGAGAAAGGTGCTCTTGGCCCACAAGGTGCAATAGGTCCAAAGGGTCCACCTGGCCCGCGAGGCCTTCCTGGGGCTAATGGATCAAGAGGACCCGGGGGTCGACCTGGAACCCCCGGAGACAAAGGCGACCCTGGATCTCAAGGTCTTCCAGGCAGAGATGGACTAGCGGGTTTGCAAGGGCCGCAAGGACCACAGGGTCTCAGGGGTGCTGCGGGACCTGCTGGCTTAGAGGGGCCACGTGGGCCTGTTGGACCCATCGGTCCTCCTGGTCCTCCAGGATTACCTGCGCCGGTGCCTCCGACTGTTTTGAAGTTACCGAAGCCCACTGCAGCTCCTGAACCAACTGCTAAACTACCAAGCGTGGCAACAGAGCAGGCTCAAATGCCACAGCTTGCCCCCACTTCAGATCCTG GTTGTCCAGCAGAGTTTAGGCGGTTTGGAGACAGCTGCTATTTCGTCTCTGCCGCCACTCTGAAGATCAACTACGATGAAGCCAGCACTTTTTGTTCCAACATGGCAGCACATTTGGTCATTATTAACAACAATGAGGAACAG GTGTTTGTGAAGAACATGGTCACAGGCAAGGGCTTCTTCTGGCTGGGTCTGACTGAcagggaagaagaaaatgtgtgGAAGTGGGCGGATGGAAGCATACCGGTTTTCAA GAAATGGAATCCGGGCCAGCCTGATAACTGGACGCACGGTCACGTACACGGTGAGGACTGTGCCGGTCTCATCCTAAACGGCAACTGGAATGATTTCTTCTGCACCGAGCGCTTGGGCTTCATCTGTGAACAGACCGCCAGTG TGTCAACTCCGGTTTCGTAG
- the colec12 gene encoding collectin-12 isoform X2, with protein sequence MKDDFGEEEEVQSFGYKRFGIQEGSECTKCKNDWALRGAIALLYVLCALLTIAVAILGYKVVQRMDNVAEGMQKYGGKINAVETDLKKLDYQTGEKSVNATSDIKTFKSDLEALQSQLNDIDIRSTQNRDVLSELHLTGDNTQDSQISLQSLLKGNAASLRSVNQTLTSYGGVIGDLQTDTARLQSEIQGQFKEQGQSQVSISALNITQAQQRNALSSLQKTVEDAGQTVQKLKNDYQTLQQTARQTRADTVWLKEKVQNLQIMAANNSASTRSNGEALDDLGAQLSTLASQIQNTSILTEGHDQNLRELMDHQRDHDNATSSKFDVMEARLDKHESNIDRVTGNVSFAAQLLGTISTDLNSLRSCAETVMRHSDVLVDLNNSVGEAKDESRNLRAQQDELVARLDKEVNSLSLVMEEMKLVDSKHSQLITNFTILQGPPGPRGPKGDKGPQGPVGQSGRKGDKGDKGVPGMVGVKGEKGALGPQGAIGPKGPPGPRGLPGANGSRGPGGRPGTPGDKGDPGSQGLPGRDGLAGLQGPQGPQGLRGAAGPAGLEGPRGPVGPIGPPGPPGLPAPVPPTVLKLPKPTAAPEPTAKLPSVATEQAQMPQLAPTSDPGCPAEFRRFGDSCYFVSAATLKINYDEASTFCSNMAAHLVIINNNEEQVFVKNMVTGKGFFWLGLTDREEENVWKWADGSIPVFKKWNPGQPDNWTHGHVHGEDCAGLILNGNWNDFFCTERLGFICEQTASVSTPVS encoded by the exons ATGAAAG ACGACTttggggaagaggaggaggtgcaGTCTTTTGGCTACAAGAGGTTCG GAATCCAGGAAGGTTCCGAGTGCACAAAGTGTAAAAATGACTGGGCTCTGCGCGGCGCCATCGCGCTGCTCTACGTGCTCTGCGCCCTGCTCACAATCGCCGTGGCCATCCTCGGTTACAAAG TGGTCCAGAGAATGGACAACGTCGCCGAAGGAATGCAGAAATATGGCGGTAAAATCAACGCTGTGGAGACCGACTTAAAGAAACTTG ACTACCAGACGGGTGAGAAGTCGGTCAACGCCACCAGTGACATTAAGACATTTAAATCGGATCTCGAGGCCCTGCAGAGCCAGCTGAACGATATCGACATCAGGTCCACCCAGAACAGGGACGTGCTGAGTGAACTTCACCTGACGGGCGACAACACGCAGGACAGCCAAATCTCCTTGCAGAGTTTGCTAAAGGGCAACGCCGCCTCGCTGCGCAGCGTCAACCAGACGTTGACGTCCTACGGCGGCGTGATCGGTGACCTGCAGACCGACACGGCCAGACTCCAGTCCGAGATCCAGGGTCAGTTCAAAGAGCAGGGTCAGTCTCAGGTCAGTATCAGCGCGCTGAACATCACGCAAGCCCAGCAGCGCAATGCGCTAAGCTCGCTGCAGAAGACGGTGGAGGACGCGGGGCAGACGGTGCAAAAACTCAAGAATGACTATCAGACGCTACAGCAGACAGCCAGACAAACCCGTGCGGACACGGTCTGGCTCAAAGAGAAAGTCCAGAATCTTCAGATTATGGCAGCAAACAACTCGGCGTCGACGCGGTCCAACGGCGAAGCCTTGGATGATTTGGGGGCTCAGCTTAGCACGCTAGCGAGCCAGATCCAGAACACCTCCATCCTCACGGAAGGACACGATCAGAACTTGCGGGAACTCATGGACCATCAGAGAGACCACGATAACGCCACCTCGTCCAAGTTCGATGTGATGGAAGCGCGCCTTGACAAGCACGAGAGCAACATCGATCGCGTGACGGGCAACGTGAGCTTCGCCGCGCAGCTCCTCGGCACCATCAGCACGGATCTCAACAGCCTGAGGTCGTGCGCCGAGACGGTGATGCGCCACTCTGACGTCCTTGTGGACCTGAACAACAGCGTCGGCGAGGCCAAGGACGAGAGCAGAAACCTGCGCGCCCAGCAGGATGAGCTGGTGGCTCGACTGGACAAAGAAGTCAACAGCTTGTCTTTGGTGATGGAAGAGATGAAACTGGTGGATAGCAAGCACTCACAACTCATCACCAACTTCACCATCCTCCAGG gtCCACCAGGTCCAAGGGGCCCCAAGGGAGACAAAGGGCCCCAGGGCCCAGTAGGTCAGTCAGGCCGGAAAGGTGATAAGGGTGATAAGGGGGTACCAGGTATGGTAGGAGTGAAAGGAGAGAAAGGTGCTCTTGGCCCACAAGGTGCAATAGGTCCAAAGGGTCCACCTGGCCCGCGAGGCCTTCCTGGGGCTAATGGATCAAGAGGACCCGGGGGTCGACCTGGAACCCCCGGAGACAAAGGCGACCCTGGATCTCAAGGTCTTCCAGGCAGAGATGGACTAGCGGGTTTGCAAGGGCCGCAAGGACCACAGGGTCTCAGGGGTGCTGCGGGACCTGCTGGCTTAGAGGGGCCACGTGGGCCTGTTGGACCCATCGGTCCTCCTGGTCCTCCAGGATTACCTGCGCCGGTGCCTCCGACTGTTTTGAAGTTACCGAAGCCCACTGCAGCTCCTGAACCAACTGCTAAACTACCAAGCGTGGCAACAGAGCAGGCTCAAATGCCACAGCTTGCCCCCACTTCAGATCCTG GTTGTCCAGCAGAGTTTAGGCGGTTTGGAGACAGCTGCTATTTCGTCTCTGCCGCCACTCTGAAGATCAACTACGATGAAGCCAGCACTTTTTGTTCCAACATGGCAGCACATTTGGTCATTATTAACAACAATGAGGAACAG GTGTTTGTGAAGAACATGGTCACAGGCAAGGGCTTCTTCTGGCTGGGTCTGACTGAcagggaagaagaaaatgtgtgGAAGTGGGCGGATGGAAGCATACCGGTTTTCAA GAAATGGAATCCGGGCCAGCCTGATAACTGGACGCACGGTCACGTACACGGTGAGGACTGTGCCGGTCTCATCCTAAACGGCAACTGGAATGATTTCTTCTGCACCGAGCGCTTGGGCTTCATCTGTGAACAGACCGCCAGTG TGTCAACTCCGGTTTCGTAG